The following are from one region of the Petrotoga mobilis SJ95 genome:
- a CDS encoding DUF4912 domain-containing protein: MKVKKLDKKLLDTFRADEPTIQELRNIAKNLGVKLKRNMNKKEILKVVRKEIKRLEESSDNKVEEISDYTKLPKNPQKLPKSNESKDLPQKYEREKLKIMPVNPNWVYVYWNISEKSRKKLKKLSKNSNITIRVIKKSKEDQEVEKKVIETDLKLDQNSNTYFHLPQDNSAYVAFLGVKNENGEFTPLIESNEITTPSSSIKSSDKEEWFLIEDGKIIKEDKKKEPGLWKVEKHQSSSETMFTNKRKFNDTNFGSD; the protein is encoded by the coding sequence ATGAAAGTAAAGAAATTGGATAAAAAATTGTTAGATACATTTAGGGCAGATGAACCTACAATACAGGAATTGAGAAATATTGCAAAAAATTTAGGAGTTAAACTAAAACGAAATATGAATAAAAAAGAGATTTTAAAAGTGGTTAGAAAAGAGATTAAAAGGTTAGAGGAATCTTCAGATAACAAAGTTGAAGAGATTTCAGATTATACAAAATTACCAAAGAATCCACAAAAGCTTCCAAAATCAAATGAATCAAAAGATCTTCCTCAAAAGTACGAAAGGGAAAAACTAAAAATAATGCCGGTCAATCCCAACTGGGTATATGTTTACTGGAACATTTCTGAAAAAAGCAGAAAAAAACTAAAAAAATTATCAAAAAACTCTAATATTACAATCAGGGTCATAAAAAAATCAAAAGAGGATCAAGAAGTAGAAAAAAAAGTTATTGAAACAGATTTAAAATTAGACCAAAACAGCAATACTTATTTTCATCTCCCACAAGATAATTCCGCCTATGTTGCTTTCCTTGGGGTAAAAAATGAAAATGGCGAATTTACTCCTTTAATAGAATCAAATGAAATTACAACACCTTCTTCATCCATTAAAAGTTCAGATAAAGAAGAATGGTTTTTGATAGAAGATGGAAAAATTATCAAAGAAGATAAAAAAAAAGAACCTGGACTTTGGAAGGTAGAAAAACATCAGAGCAGTAGTGAAACAATGTTTACAAACAAAAGAAAATTCAACGATACCAATTTTGGAAGTGATTGA
- the porA gene encoding 2-ketoisovalerate ferredoxin oxidoreductase subunit alpha has translation MPVKLTVTGAAAVAHAMRQINPDVVAAYPITPQTPIVEYYAGFVSDGIVDTILVPVESEHSAMSAVIGSAASGARTMTATAANGLALMLEIVYIAASYRLPIIMPVVNRALSGPINIHCDHSDAMMARDSGWIQFFTENHQEAYDFTIMATKLAEKENVLLPAMVNLDGFITSHGVESFEMLDDEVVREFVGSWNPKYSLLDTKNPVSFGPLDLFDYYFEHHRQQEEAMTNAYKELPRVFEEFEKISGRRYDFLDLYKVNDADYIMVVMNSTASTAKYVVDQLREEGHKVGLVKPQVFTPFPKKEFQQALNGRKGVVVLDRAMSFGKEAPLYSLVKSSLYEVASRPSLGSYIYGLGGRDTTPEMIREAFEDALQGNLIADEQRYLGLRE, from the coding sequence ATGCCCGTAAAACTAACGGTTACTGGAGCTGCTGCTGTTGCACATGCTATGAGACAAATCAATCCAGATGTAGTAGCAGCTTACCCAATAACACCACAAACACCAATTGTTGAATATTATGCAGGATTTGTATCCGATGGTATTGTAGATACCATATTGGTTCCTGTGGAGTCAGAACACTCCGCGATGAGTGCGGTAATAGGTTCGGCGGCCTCTGGGGCTAGAACTATGACAGCCACTGCTGCAAATGGGTTGGCATTGATGCTAGAAATAGTTTATATAGCTGCTTCTTACAGGCTCCCTATAATAATGCCTGTAGTCAATAGGGCATTATCAGGGCCCATTAATATTCACTGTGATCATTCCGATGCAATGATGGCAAGAGATTCTGGATGGATTCAATTCTTCACTGAAAACCATCAAGAAGCCTATGATTTTACAATAATGGCAACTAAATTGGCGGAAAAAGAGAATGTATTGTTGCCTGCAATGGTGAATTTAGATGGTTTCATTACCTCTCATGGAGTGGAAAGCTTCGAGATGTTAGATGATGAAGTGGTAAGGGAGTTTGTTGGAAGTTGGAACCCTAAATACTCTCTTTTAGATACTAAAAATCCTGTTTCCTTTGGTCCATTGGACCTTTTTGATTATTACTTCGAACATCATCGTCAACAAGAAGAAGCTATGACAAATGCTTACAAAGAGCTTCCCAGAGTATTTGAGGAATTTGAAAAGATATCTGGAAGAAGATACGATTTTCTGGATTTGTACAAAGTGAATGATGCTGATTATATAATGGTTGTTATGAATTCTACTGCATCTACAGCAAAGTATGTTGTAGACCAGCTTAGAGAAGAAGGACATAAGGTTGGATTGGTGAAGCCTCAAGTCTTTACTCCTTTCCCTAAGAAGGAGTTTCAGCAAGCTTTAAATGGAAGAAAGGGAGTAGTTGTTTTAGACAGAGCAATGTCTTTTGGGAAAGAAGCTCCCCTATATTCTTTAGTAAAATCTTCTTTGTACGAAGTTGCTTCTCGACCTTCTTTAGGTTCTTATATTTATGGTTTAGGAGGAAGAGACACAACCCCTGAAATGATAAGAGAAGCATTTGAAGATGCCCTTCAGGGTAATCTAATAGCTGATGAACAAAGATACTTGGGATTAAGAGAATAA
- the coaBC gene encoding bifunctional phosphopantothenoylcysteine decarboxylase/phosphopantothenate--cysteine ligase CoaBC, translating to MYPYLKGKNILLGVTSGIAIYKAVDLISKMRQIECNPKVIMTKNAQRWISDQIFSAVGNCEVYYETFDVKSGWIPHTELSRWAELFIVAPATANIIAKISHGIADDLLSCTALAYSKAPKLIVPAMNVRMYENPVNKKNLEILKQNGWSIIEPEEGHLADGEFGKGRYPDNSEILEYSEYLLSKKDFMNKKVLVTAGPTVENIDPVRFLSNRSSGRMGYELAREFANRGAEVTLISGPTNLRPPSIVKKIIRIESAEELREKVLEDFEDNDIIVMTAAVSDLRIKNYSEQKLKKDTIVNLEIEKNPDIIKELGRKKRVGQILVGFAAETENLKENAIKKLKEKKMDMIILNDVSRKDIGFEKEENEVTIFTSKEELRLEKNHKRIIANNICDFIFSTFF from the coding sequence GTGTATCCTTACTTAAAAGGAAAAAATATTTTACTCGGTGTAACAAGTGGAATCGCCATCTATAAAGCGGTAGATCTAATTTCTAAGATGAGACAGATTGAATGTAATCCAAAAGTTATCATGACAAAAAATGCCCAAAGGTGGATATCCGACCAGATTTTTTCTGCAGTAGGTAACTGTGAGGTTTACTATGAAACTTTCGATGTTAAAAGCGGTTGGATACCCCATACAGAGCTTTCTAGATGGGCAGAACTGTTTATCGTCGCCCCTGCGACCGCAAATATAATAGCCAAAATATCACATGGAATTGCCGATGATCTACTTTCTTGTACCGCTTTAGCTTATTCGAAAGCTCCTAAACTAATTGTCCCTGCAATGAACGTTAGGATGTATGAAAATCCCGTTAATAAAAAGAATTTAGAAATATTGAAACAAAATGGTTGGTCTATAATAGAACCAGAAGAAGGTCACTTAGCAGATGGAGAATTTGGTAAAGGAAGGTATCCGGATAATAGTGAAATATTAGAATACAGTGAATACCTACTTTCCAAAAAGGATTTCATGAATAAGAAAGTTTTAGTAACAGCCGGTCCCACGGTCGAAAATATTGATCCTGTAAGGTTTTTGTCAAACAGGTCCAGCGGAAGAATGGGTTACGAATTGGCAAGAGAATTTGCAAACAGAGGAGCTGAGGTTACGTTAATATCTGGGCCCACAAACTTGAGACCACCATCTATTGTAAAAAAAATCATAAGAATAGAAAGTGCGGAAGAATTAAGAGAAAAGGTATTAGAGGATTTTGAAGATAATGATATAATAGTTATGACAGCTGCAGTAAGTGATTTAAGAATAAAAAATTATTCTGAACAAAAGTTAAAAAAAGATACAATAGTTAATCTAGAGATTGAGAAAAACCCTGATATAATAAAAGAATTAGGAAGGAAAAAAAGAGTTGGTCAAATACTTGTTGGATTTGCTGCAGAAACAGAGAACTTAAAAGAGAATGCCATAAAGAAATTAAAAGAAAAAAAGATGGACATGATAATTTTGAACGACGTTTCAAGAAAAGATATAGGGTTTGAAAAAGAAGAAAACGAGGTGACCATTTTTACTAGTAAGGAGGAGCTTCGACTTGAGAAAAATCACAAAAGGATTATCGCTAATAATATTTGTGACTTTATTTTCAGTACTTTTTTCTGA
- a CDS encoding 2-oxoacid:acceptor oxidoreductase family protein, with protein MPEKYFEIRWHARAGQGAKSASQFLTEAAEEAGKYSSSFPEYGAERSGAPMKAFNRVADVPIRLKSNIETPDVVVVIDDTLLKNSEVTSGLAEDKLLLVNTSRSIEEVRKLSGYKGRIGVIPATEIALEEIKRGIPNTVMIGALIRATDVVPLDAVKEKIKAAFSKKFSDEVVRANIRALERGYQEVKLSE; from the coding sequence TTGCCAGAAAAATATTTTGAGATAAGATGGCATGCAAGAGCAGGGCAAGGAGCAAAAAGTGCTTCTCAATTTTTAACGGAAGCTGCAGAAGAAGCTGGAAAGTATTCCAGTTCATTTCCAGAATATGGAGCGGAAAGATCCGGTGCTCCGATGAAAGCTTTTAACAGGGTTGCGGATGTCCCTATAAGACTTAAAAGTAACATAGAGACCCCCGATGTGGTGGTTGTCATAGATGACACACTTTTAAAAAATTCGGAAGTAACATCTGGATTAGCTGAGGATAAATTGTTGTTGGTCAACACATCTAGAAGCATTGAAGAAGTAAGAAAATTATCAGGGTATAAAGGAAGAATTGGTGTAATACCTGCTACGGAGATAGCATTGGAAGAAATAAAAAGAGGTATACCTAATACAGTTATGATAGGAGCTTTGATAAGAGCCACTGATGTAGTACCTTTAGATGCCGTTAAAGAAAAAATCAAGGCTGCTTTCTCCAAAAAGTTCTCCGATGAAGTAGTGAGAGCTAATATTAGAGCACTTGAGAGAGGTTACCAGGAGGTGAAACTCAGTGAGTGA
- a CDS encoding TIGR00725 family protein — translation MNVGVIGYSGNIFKDPIKSLASLCYDVGRIIAENNWILVNGGRDGIMQLVSKAVKNNGGHVIGFLPWEQEGNGYLDFPIKTGLDLNMRSFVLLKNVDVVVSIGGEIGTAIEILGAYSYKKPILLMKNSGGWTDRITEVLIEGKFLDNRKLVEVKQVSSIDELERILKGIEEVNN, via the coding sequence TTGAATGTAGGGGTTATCGGGTATTCTGGGAATATCTTTAAAGATCCAATTAAATCGTTAGCTTCACTTTGTTATGATGTCGGTAGAATTATAGCAGAGAATAATTGGATTCTAGTGAACGGCGGACGTGATGGAATAATGCAACTAGTTTCAAAGGCCGTAAAAAATAATGGTGGGCATGTTATTGGTTTTTTACCGTGGGAACAAGAAGGGAACGGTTATTTGGACTTTCCTATAAAAACAGGGCTTGATCTTAATATGCGTTCTTTTGTTTTGTTAAAAAATGTCGATGTGGTCGTAAGTATAGGAGGGGAAATCGGCACGGCTATAGAAATTTTGGGGGCTTATTCGTACAAAAAACCGATATTGTTAATGAAAAATTCAGGCGGATGGACAGATAGGATAACTGAAGTTTTGATAGAAGGTAAGTTTCTTGATAATAGAAAATTAGTAGAGGTAAAACAAGTATCTTCTATTGATGAACTTGAAAGAATTTTGAAAGGTATTGAAGAGGTGAACAACTAA
- a CDS encoding L,D-transpeptidase family protein yields the protein MRKITKGLSLIIFVTLFSVLFSEDYFHLYPAEYDQTQNTVKINLESYINITQKPNVYIYDGGDRKKLTLYEKEDREFFFYVNLNAFKGNYYSFLVTSTDKEGRYVSQFFANFLEKALFAPNIEVEITTSVVENGYQYYLDYYPEENLELVKVQVENTVFEDPNEFLRLLGNFEEGFHDSVFTFRNRYGIHFERKVTFLKVANVVATENVLKPKQRYEVYGYHIVQKGESLYKIAEKYKVLPGDLVNMNDLKDPSLIYPGQALKIGKVKYEESPLRLEINLSQNKMYLYFHDQLLKTYIVAVGMSDYTPPGYYRISYKEKDPALYWYDEYIPPGSLMNGMGTRWLQLSNPQYGIHGTTKPWEIGKRISHGCIRMFNFDVEVIDFLASLGTEVYVYNGENKKES from the coding sequence TTGAGAAAAATCACAAAAGGATTATCGCTAATAATATTTGTGACTTTATTTTCAGTACTTTTTTCTGAAGATTATTTTCATTTGTATCCTGCTGAATATGATCAAACTCAAAATACTGTGAAAATTAATTTAGAAAGTTATATAAATATCACGCAAAAACCAAATGTATACATATATGATGGGGGAGATAGAAAGAAATTAACTTTGTATGAAAAAGAAGACCGTGAATTCTTCTTTTATGTTAATTTAAATGCTTTTAAAGGCAATTATTATTCATTCTTAGTAACTTCTACAGATAAAGAAGGGCGTTATGTGTCACAGTTTTTTGCAAATTTTTTGGAAAAAGCCTTATTTGCTCCAAATATAGAAGTTGAAATAACTACCTCTGTTGTGGAAAATGGGTATCAATATTATTTGGATTATTATCCAGAAGAAAATTTGGAATTAGTGAAAGTACAGGTAGAAAATACCGTTTTTGAAGATCCGAATGAGTTCTTAAGGTTGCTGGGTAACTTTGAAGAGGGGTTTCATGATTCTGTTTTTACTTTTAGAAATAGATATGGAATACATTTTGAGCGAAAAGTTACCTTTTTGAAAGTGGCGAATGTTGTTGCCACTGAGAACGTTTTAAAACCAAAGCAAAGATATGAAGTATATGGTTACCATATCGTACAAAAAGGTGAGAGTTTGTACAAAATCGCTGAAAAATACAAAGTTCTTCCTGGAGATTTAGTTAATATGAACGATCTAAAAGATCCTTCTTTGATATATCCTGGACAAGCTTTAAAAATAGGAAAAGTAAAATACGAAGAAAGTCCTTTACGCTTAGAAATAAACCTTTCACAAAATAAGATGTACTTATATTTTCATGATCAGTTGTTAAAAACTTATATAGTTGCGGTTGGTATGAGTGATTACACACCACCGGGTTACTATCGAATTTCATACAAAGAGAAAGATCCTGCGTTGTATTGGTACGATGAATATATACCTCCTGGATCTCTAATGAATGGAATGGGAACAAGATGGTTACAACTTTCAAATCCTCAATATGGGATTCATGGCACAACAAAGCCATGGGAAATAGGTAAAAGGATATCTCATGGATGTATAAGGATGTTCAACTTTGATGTGGAAGTTATAGACTTTTTGGCATCTTTAGGGACCGAGGTTTATGTGTACAATGGAGAAAATAAAAAAGAATCCTGA
- a CDS encoding 4Fe-4S binding protein, translating into MSELKGWKEIPIGGVIDKPATAREYKTGEWRIQRPIIDREKCTNCMQCWLYCPDMAISGGLDGKKMKLGEVNLDYCKGCGVCAAVCPVNAIEMKPESEFI; encoded by the coding sequence GTGAGTGAGTTGAAAGGATGGAAAGAAATCCCCATTGGTGGCGTAATTGATAAACCTGCCACCGCAAGGGAATACAAAACCGGTGAATGGAGGATTCAAAGACCAATAATAGATAGAGAAAAGTGTACTAACTGTATGCAATGTTGGCTTTATTGTCCAGATATGGCTATAAGTGGTGGGCTTGACGGTAAAAAAATGAAATTGGGAGAAGTGAATCTAGATTATTGTAAGGGCTGCGGTGTTTGTGCAGCTGTCTGCCCAGTTAACGCCATAGAAATGAAACCTGAATCAGAATTTATTTAG
- the lptB gene encoding LPS export ABC transporter ATP-binding protein has product MERVIIDCRNISKTYGKKMVLNNVQFQSKAGLITGLLGPNGAGETTLFKIILGLVVPNSGDVFLDGRNITHLPIHKRALNGLAYLPQEPSVFRNLSVRDNLEMIADLLKIEDANQKIKSIMEDFGLDTLIHQKSYSLSGGEKRKLEFARTLITNPKVILLDEPFVGIDPITVKDIQQIIRKLAKSGISIIVTDHSVDEIAQVVDELYVLHKGEVIANGVPKDVLNNAKVKESYLGW; this is encoded by the coding sequence ATGGAAAGGGTTATTATTGATTGTAGAAACATTAGCAAAACATATGGAAAAAAGATGGTATTGAATAATGTTCAATTTCAATCAAAAGCCGGTTTAATTACAGGATTACTTGGGCCAAATGGTGCAGGGGAAACAACTCTTTTTAAGATAATTTTAGGGTTAGTTGTTCCCAATTCTGGGGATGTTTTCCTCGATGGTAGAAATATAACCCATCTTCCTATACACAAAAGAGCGTTGAATGGATTGGCTTATCTACCTCAAGAACCGTCTGTTTTTAGGAACTTATCTGTAAGAGATAATCTTGAAATGATCGCCGATCTTCTTAAAATTGAAGATGCGAATCAAAAAATTAAGAGTATAATGGAAGATTTTGGATTAGATACTTTAATTCATCAAAAGTCTTATTCTCTATCCGGTGGAGAAAAAAGAAAATTAGAGTTTGCTAGAACGTTGATAACGAATCCAAAAGTAATCCTTTTGGACGAGCCTTTTGTTGGTATAGATCCCATAACAGTTAAGGATATACAACAAATAATTAGAAAACTTGCAAAAAGTGGGATTTCAATAATTGTTACGGATCACAGTGTCGATGAAATTGCTCAGGTAGTTGATGAACTTTATGTTTTACACAAAGGTGAAGTTATAGCTAATGGTGTTCCAAAAGATGTTTTGAATAACGCAAAGGTCAAAGAAAGTTATTTGGGTTGGTGA
- a CDS encoding thiamine pyrophosphate-dependent enzyme yields the protein MVPNIRDIVGYVETHDWSFTQGHRLCPGCNAPMVANWATLAAKSLGYEPVVAAATGCLEVSSTIYPFTSWNVPYIHNAFENVAATISGAEAAYRSLLNRGKINNDKIKFIAFAGDGGTYDIGLQSLSGAIERGHDFVYILYDNEGYMNTGNQRSGSTPVGADSTTAPVGKSISGKLQLKKSIVDIVAGHEGVYAATAVTAEPWDFMRKMQTALEFKGPSFIAMLAPCVRFWRIPDDSGPEVTKLAVETKYWPLWEYNMGVYRVTKKPKTFKPVKDYITKLGRYSKLMKRPDANEILEELQNYVDAKWDRLLALEEMTKDKPLRTKI from the coding sequence ATTGTGCCTAATATTAGAGATATAGTAGGATACGTTGAAACACATGATTGGTCTTTTACACAAGGACATAGATTATGCCCAGGGTGTAATGCTCCGATGGTTGCAAATTGGGCTACTTTGGCCGCAAAAAGTTTGGGTTATGAACCTGTAGTGGCAGCTGCCACAGGTTGTTTGGAAGTTTCTTCCACAATATACCCATTTACTTCTTGGAATGTACCTTATATACACAATGCCTTTGAAAATGTTGCTGCAACAATCTCTGGGGCAGAAGCCGCTTACAGATCTCTATTAAACAGAGGGAAAATTAACAACGATAAGATAAAATTTATCGCATTTGCTGGTGATGGCGGCACTTACGATATAGGTTTACAATCTTTATCTGGAGCTATAGAAAGAGGACACGATTTTGTTTACATTTTGTATGATAACGAAGGTTACATGAACACAGGTAACCAAAGATCTGGGTCCACTCCTGTGGGTGCCGATTCAACAACTGCTCCAGTAGGTAAATCTATATCAGGGAAGTTACAATTGAAAAAGAGTATAGTTGATATAGTAGCCGGTCATGAAGGTGTTTATGCCGCAACCGCAGTAACGGCTGAACCTTGGGATTTTATGAGAAAGATGCAAACAGCATTAGAGTTCAAAGGACCTTCTTTCATTGCTATGCTGGCACCATGTGTAAGATTTTGGAGAATTCCTGACGATTCAGGTCCAGAAGTAACTAAATTAGCTGTCGAAACAAAGTATTGGCCATTATGGGAATACAATATGGGTGTTTATAGGGTTACTAAGAAGCCAAAAACATTCAAACCAGTAAAAGATTACATAACTAAATTGGGAAGATACAGTAAACTTATGAAAAGACCAGATGCAAACGAAATACTGGAAGAACTACAAAATTATGTAGATGCTAAATGGGATAGGTTGTTGGCTTTAGAAGAAATGACTAAAGATAAACCTCTTAGAACAAAAATATAG
- a CDS encoding glycoside hydrolase family 57 protein, protein MKSRKGKILFLLHAHLPYIHHPDFENFMEERWFFEALTETYIPLIKVFKSLEKDKIPFKLTISLSPTLMEMFNLKDLREKYHKYLLNLIELTEKEIIRTKDEDPRIHQLAQHYRRELIEDLDIFCEEYNQNILKAFKEFKDKGYIEVITSNGTHGYLPFYRDYPEAIRAQIKSAVLTFKKNFGEHPMGIWLAECAYFKSLDKYLSDEGIRYFFVGTHGFTYADSQPRYGVYRPIITPNKVFVFARDPESSEQIWSSEVGYPGDSRYREFYRDIGYDREDDYIKPYIDPSGTRCNTGIKYHRITDKSLSLDKKEIYDLREARNAVKEHVKDFIFKKTSQIRKLAAILDEEEPIIVAPFDAELFGHWWYEGPKFLEELFRQSSENEYLDFSVPTEILQTVKKVQITYPAESSWGAGGYHDVWLNEKNDWVYKHIHEITERMIEKANTFKNPSNLQKRALNQMMREVLLAQASDWPFIMTTGTTIEYAKNRVKCHINRFLDLDKMLEKQQVNEERLSFYEWIDDIFRNIDYTIFSSDYRTN, encoded by the coding sequence ATGAAGAGTAGAAAAGGGAAAATTTTGTTCTTATTACATGCTCATCTGCCTTATATTCATCATCCGGACTTTGAAAATTTTATGGAAGAAAGATGGTTTTTTGAGGCATTAACTGAGACATATATTCCTTTAATAAAAGTTTTTAAATCTTTAGAAAAAGATAAAATTCCATTTAAGCTTACAATAAGTCTTTCTCCAACGTTGATGGAGATGTTTAATTTAAAGGATTTAAGAGAAAAATATCACAAGTATTTATTAAATTTGATAGAATTAACCGAAAAAGAAATAATTAGGACAAAAGATGAAGACCCTAGGATACACCAACTCGCCCAACATTATAGGCGAGAATTGATAGAAGATTTAGATATTTTTTGTGAAGAATATAATCAAAATATATTAAAAGCTTTCAAGGAATTTAAAGATAAAGGTTACATTGAAGTGATAACATCTAATGGCACTCATGGGTATCTACCTTTTTATCGGGATTATCCAGAGGCTATTAGAGCTCAAATAAAATCAGCCGTGTTAACCTTCAAAAAAAACTTTGGTGAGCATCCTATGGGTATATGGTTGGCGGAATGTGCTTATTTTAAAAGTCTTGACAAATATTTATCAGACGAAGGTATACGATACTTTTTTGTGGGTACACATGGTTTTACTTATGCAGACAGTCAGCCAAGGTATGGTGTGTATAGACCCATAATCACCCCGAATAAAGTTTTTGTGTTTGCCAGAGATCCTGAATCAAGCGAGCAGATATGGAGTTCTGAAGTTGGTTATCCAGGCGATTCAAGATATCGTGAATTTTACAGAGATATTGGTTATGACAGAGAAGATGACTACATTAAGCCATATATAGATCCAAGTGGAACAAGGTGTAATACCGGAATAAAATATCACCGTATCACCGATAAATCATTATCTTTAGACAAAAAAGAAATATACGATCTTAGAGAAGCAAGAAACGCTGTAAAAGAACACGTCAAAGATTTTATATTTAAGAAGACTTCGCAAATTAGGAAGTTAGCGGCAATTTTAGATGAAGAAGAACCAATAATTGTGGCTCCTTTTGATGCTGAACTTTTTGGTCATTGGTGGTATGAAGGTCCGAAATTTTTGGAAGAGCTTTTTAGGCAATCATCTGAAAACGAATATTTAGATTTTTCTGTACCTACTGAGATTTTACAAACAGTTAAAAAAGTTCAAATCACTTATCCCGCAGAATCCTCTTGGGGTGCCGGTGGATACCATGATGTATGGCTCAATGAGAAAAATGATTGGGTTTATAAGCATATTCACGAAATAACTGAAAGAATGATAGAAAAAGCCAATACTTTTAAGAACCCTTCAAATTTACAAAAAAGGGCTTTAAATCAGATGATGAGAGAGGTTCTCCTTGCACAAGCGAGTGATTGGCCTTTTATAATGACCACAGGAACCACTATAGAATATGCAAAGAATCGAGTTAAATGTCATATTAACAGATTTTTGGATCTTGACAAAATGTTAGAAAAGCAACAAGTTAATGAAGAAAGGCTCTCATTTTATGAATGGATAGATGATATCTTTAGAAATATTGATTACACAATATTTTCGAGTGATTATAGAACAAACTAA
- the gltX gene encoding glutamate--tRNA ligase translates to MIRVRFAPSPTGHLHVGGLRTALFNWYFAKKNNGKFILRIEDTDMERSKKEYEDAILEEMKWVGLDYDEGVDKPGEYGPYRQSERLDIYKHYIDQLLNEEKAYFSVTKNDEIIFEGNNLLDKYKKNNDYSVVVKFKVNNDQKISFLDDVRGTIQFDTSNINDFVILRSNGIPVYNFTVVIDDYLMKISHVIRGEDHISNTPKQILIYNALSFELPKFAHLPLILGEDKSPLSKRHGEVSITYFREEGYLPKAILNYLSLLGWNANEQIFDYTEKYQEFDLKKVSRNPSIFDYTKLLWTNEVHLRNDPIEEVHKSFTEWAKYTTVKIDNEDSFVKKIIEASRAKVQTLKQLYEFSKNFFVEEFEYEEEFIEKYMKKPWFKQVIEATIRKLSEIDEYNLANVENTLKEIADLNITSRKNVFQTIRGSLLGRLVTPGLYESIIILGKNESIKRLKRALEFSNTLDINPRR, encoded by the coding sequence ATGATAAGAGTAAGATTTGCTCCAAGTCCCACGGGTCATCTACACGTTGGGGGTTTAAGAACAGCCTTGTTTAATTGGTACTTTGCCAAGAAAAATAATGGGAAGTTTATTCTAAGAATTGAAGATACCGATATGGAACGTTCCAAAAAAGAGTACGAGGATGCCATTTTAGAAGAAATGAAATGGGTAGGCTTAGATTACGATGAAGGTGTAGATAAACCTGGTGAATATGGGCCATACAGACAAAGTGAAAGACTAGACATATACAAACATTATATAGATCAACTTTTAAATGAAGAAAAGGCTTATTTTTCAGTTACTAAAAACGATGAAATAATTTTTGAAGGTAATAATCTTCTAGACAAATATAAAAAAAACAATGATTATTCTGTGGTTGTAAAGTTTAAGGTTAATAATGATCAAAAAATATCTTTTTTGGACGATGTTAGAGGAACCATACAATTTGATACATCCAATATAAATGATTTTGTTATTCTAAGATCAAACGGAATTCCTGTTTACAATTTCACAGTTGTGATAGATGATTATCTGATGAAAATAAGTCATGTTATAAGGGGAGAAGACCACATCTCTAATACACCCAAACAAATTTTAATATATAATGCTTTATCTTTTGAACTTCCAAAATTTGCCCATTTGCCTTTGATTTTGGGTGAAGACAAGTCTCCTTTGTCTAAAAGGCACGGAGAGGTTTCTATAACTTATTTTAGAGAAGAAGGGTATCTTCCTAAAGCTATATTGAATTACTTGAGTTTGTTAGGGTGGAATGCCAACGAACAGATATTTGATTATACGGAAAAATATCAGGAATTTGATCTGAAAAAAGTTTCAAGAAATCCTTCCATTTTTGATTACACCAAACTTCTATGGACAAATGAAGTACATTTGAGAAACGATCCAATTGAAGAAGTACACAAAAGTTTTACTGAATGGGCTAAATATACAACCGTCAAGATAGACAATGAAGATTCTTTTGTGAAAAAAATTATAGAAGCTTCCAGAGCTAAAGTTCAAACATTAAAACAACTTTATGAATTTTCCAAAAATTTCTTTGTTGAAGAATTCGAATACGAAGAGGAATTTATCGAAAAATACATGAAAAAACCTTGGTTTAAGCAAGTCATCGAGGCAACGATAAGAAAACTCTCAGAAATTGATGAGTACAACCTTGCAAATGTAGAAAATACTTTAAAAGAAATAGCGGATCTAAATATAACTAGTAGAAAAAATGTTTTTCAGACAATAAGAGGCTCTCTTTTAGGAAGATTAGTAACTCCTGGTTTGTACGAATCTATAATTATTTTAGGAAAAAATGAGAGCATTAAAAGGTTAAAAAGAGCTTTGGAATTCTCAAATACTTTGGATATTAATCCAAGAAGGTGA